A part of Ziziphus jujuba cultivar Dongzao chromosome 8, ASM3175591v1 genomic DNA contains:
- the LOC132804982 gene encoding ankyrin repeat-containing protein ITN1-like, which produces MEKLQALTLEQADDFGWTPLHYAAHIGNEVLAERFLNKDRKSLPFSRNKEGMSALHIAAKKGHGAVIRVLMESCPEVCELLDKHGRTALHIAVESSEEMVVKFFLEWAMAFQDLINLKDNEGNTALHVAATVGDFHILRILTNDSRIDKGATNKDKKTFVDIILSKKKLKDAEILKIMMSLEIEIVLPPRSEQKVDTRKTNEAESKEKKKDEIQVEENEEADWKQLEKMVMVSSDKKKLYKNEEHFGNMVKDFSNVNLLVSSIIAAATFVAPFTMPGGYNDQGLPVLYQSEAFKWFLFYDQLAFVVSSISLLFHLFLVVCGRILAVIILPVVWTVYVTEISLCMMILAFEQGIKTVIPRTENHNIFKVDYYVPGNGITNLSTGVLFLLFFPFMLLLVLLAKARRFEPRNSVRSRFGLWS; this is translated from the exons ATGGAGAAACTTCAGGCTTTAACACTAGAACAAGCTGATGACTTTGGATGGACTCCTCTTCACTATGCCGCACATATTGGCAACGAGGTGCTTGCTGAACGATTTTTGAACAAAGATAGGAAGAGCCTTCCTTTCTCTAGGAACAAAGAAGGCATGTCTGCCCTTCACATTGCAGCAAAGAAAGGACATGGTGCTGTCATTAGAGTGCTGATGGAAAGTTGTCCAGAAGTTTGTGAGTTGTTGGATAAGCACGGTCGGACAGCTCTTCATATTGCGGTGGAAAGTAGCGAGGAAATGGTGGTGAAATTTTTCCTAGAATGGGCCATGGCATTTCAGGATCTTATAAATCTGAAAGACAATGAAGGAAATACAGCTTTGCATGTAGCCGCTACTGTAGGAGATTTCCATATTTTAAGAATTCTTACAAATGACTCAAGAATTGACAAGGGAGCTACAAACAAGGACAAAAAGACATTTGTTGACATAATTCTATCAAAAAAGAAGCTAAAGGATGCTGAAATT TTGAAGATCATGATGAGTTTGGAGATAGAAATTGTTTTACCACCACGTTCTGAACAGAAAGTGGACACAAGAAAAACGAATGAAGCTGAgagtaaggaaaagaaaaaagatgaaataCAAGTTGAAGAAAACGAAGAAGCCGACTGGAAACAGCTTGAAAAGATGGTAATGGTATCATCAGACAAGAAGAAGCTGTATAAAAATGAAGAACATTTTGGAAATATGGTGAAGGATTTCTCCAATGTCAATTTACTGGTATCATCAATAATAGCTGCCGCCACTTTTGTGGCCCCTTTCACAATGCCCGGTGGTTACAACGACCAAGGGCTACCAGTTCTCTACCAAAGTGAAGCATTCAAATGGTTTCTATTTTATGATCAATTGGCTTTTGTTGTATCTTCTATTTCCTTGTTGTTCCACCTTTTTCTCGTGGTTTGTGGAAGAATATTGGCAGTTATTATACTCCCAGTTGTTTGGACAGTATATGTTACAGAGATCTCACTTTGCATGATGATTCTTGCTTTCGAGCAAGGTATAAAGACAGTCATCCCTAGAACAGAAAACCACAACATCTTCAAGGTCGACTATTATGTTCCTGGCAATGGTATTACCAACTTGTCTACAGGCGTCCTCTTCttgcttttttttccttttatgttaCTGCTCGTGTTACTAGCAAAAGCCAGAAGATTTGAGCCTCGCAACAGTGTCAGAAGTCGTTTTGGACTCTGGAGTTGA